A stretch of DNA from Rhizobium sp. EC-SD404:
TAACGGTTTGAAACCATTTGGTTTGGCTCATGACAGTGGATGACTCGCACAGGCTATAGACAAGTTATCCAGTGGGTCAGTGGAAAGTGGGGACGGGACGCTTTTTGGCTTGTGCTTTGATTCACTTACGTTCGCAATCGAGCTACATTGTTAGCACATCAACAACAGAGGAAATGCAGGCAGATGAACGCAGATCGAAACACGAATTACCTGACTGGTCGGCAGGTGCAAAACCGCTACCAGATCAGCCATATGACGCTGTATCGCTGGGAGCATGATGCGGGAATGTGCTTCCCTTCACCCATGGTGATCAACCGGCGCAAATTCTTCAAGGAAGCGGATCTTGTGGAGTGGGAGCGGGAACGCGCCCGGGCTTCTGCATGAGCCGGAACGAGAGAACGGCAGGGGCCACGTTTGGCGACCTAACCCCTGCCGTTCGGAATCGATCGCTTTTAACGACCTCCACTCACCGAAGGAGCACCCTCCGATGACAGACCAATTTTATACGCATACCGCACAAGGTACAAACTGTTTCGGGGTTTCTCCCGCATC
This window harbors:
- a CDS encoding DNA-binding protein; protein product: MNADRNTNYLTGRQVQNRYQISHMTLYRWEHDAGMCFPSPMVINRRKFFKEADLVEWERERARASA